A region of the Myxococcus stipitatus DSM 14675 genome:
GGAGGCGGCGTCGAGCTGGGTCCAGAGGCTGTTGCGATAGCTGCGCTTCATCGGGTTCGTCTGCACCGTCAACGTCGTCATGGTTGCCGCTCCTTTCTCCGGGGACCTACGGTTATTGAACTTCGTCCCTGACAAACGTGGATATTCAATGGCCTGACAAGGAGCCTGTGAAGGTGGTCTGTTCGGGGGTGGTGTGGGTTTTTGGAGCTTGCCGAGTCAAGCAAGATCTCTCTTACACGTTGCGAGGGTGCGAGCCGCGTACTGCTGCCGGGCAACGGGGCCGTTCCTACGAATATGCTCCGCCTCGATGACTAAGAAGGCCCATCGACTTACTCCACTCCAGTCCGTACAGATCCAGCTGGCCTATCTGTCTGGCAATCAGTGTGCGTTTCCTGGATGCACCAACCTGATGATGGATCTGGCTGGAAACTTCATAGGCCAAGTCTGTCATATCGAAGCAGCTGAGTATGGGGGCGAGCGCCACAACGATAAGATGTCGAATGAGGACCGTCGCTCATTCGAGAACCTAATGGTGATGTGCTACGAGCACCACCGTATTACGAACGATGTCGAGCAGTACCCGGCTGCGCGGCTGCGTCGAATCAAAGAGGACCACGAGCGACGTTTCGCTGGCCCTGAGCGCGAGGATTTGGAGAGGCGTTTTGCTCTCGCTGCTCAATCTTTCAACGAAGATAACTACCTGCAGAGGCATTGTCTTCCGCCACCTGCTTGCGTGGAACTCACCGCACAACCCACCACGATTCCGCCCAACGTGGACTCTCGACCACTCGTTGAGCCAATCCGATCTGGCAGCGACGACTCCGGGGCAAAGAACGAGAGTCACGCAGTGTCGCTGACGCAGATGCTGATGACTGTCGCCATTGGCAAAACCATACTCGTCGTTGGAGATGGCGGTAGCGGGAAAAGCACGACACTGAAAATGGCACTTGCTGCAGCAGCAGAGAGGCGTCGGAATGATCGTTCGGCCCCCCTCCCCATCCTGCTTGCGCTTTCCCGATTTCGTGGCGATCTGAATGCGCTGATAAACGAGAGCCTCGGGATCGCCCAGGGGGACTGGAGAACGCTGCCTGGAACCTTTCTGGTGTTCTGTGATGGTCTGAACGAGTTGCCGCTCGATGAGATGGCTTCCTTTGGGGACGCACTTGAAACGCCCCAGAGGAGGGACCGAGTTGCTCTCGTCGTTAGTGTTCGTGGGGGAGGGGTGAGGGGTCGTACCCAGCTTCCTAGTATCGACAGGGTACTTAGGTTGTCTCCCCTCAATAAGGCCCAGATGATCAAGATGGCGCAGCAAGCTCTCGGCATGGAAGATGCCCTCGGCCTTCTGGACCATCTCCGCGACCGTATGCCATCACGGCGACTCAACTTTGCCCGTTTGCCATTTGGCTTCGTGGCAATGCTAGATGAATTCCGAGATAAGAAGGTGCTCCCTGTAACTGATGCTGCCGTGATGGAGGCATTTCTTAGGAAGCGACTTCTTCGTGCGCGTGAAGCACCCAAGGAGCTCGCATTCATTGGCGACCTTGCAGACGAGTTGCTCGTAGGTCTTGCTGTCGGGATTGCCCTCGAGCTTCGGCTGAACAAGCACCTGTCCTCGATGCGACGTCCCGACGTGCAGTCGGTCTTGACCAGCGTCTTGCGCAAAGCGCAGCAGGACGGCCTGTTTGGCGCCGATGCTATTACCAGTGTTCAGGCATTTGCATGGATGCGCCATGCTGAGTTGTTGATCCTCTCGGCTGATGACTGGGTGTCCTTTCGCCACGACCTCATAGCAGATTATTTCGCTGCTTTGGCGCTGGCGAAGGACTGGGAGAGGTATGTTGGTGTGCTCAGGCGAACGTACGTCACTGACGACGCGTGGCTTTTGCGAGTGAGCAGATCCGAGCTGAACGCATGGCGTCGCTCAAGCGTGTTTGCGGCGAGCTGTCCTGGCTGCGCAGTGTCTCTTTGTCTTGGCGAGGCGTCTCAAGGTTTGGTCATCGATGCTGCGCGAGATGCTGCTGAGCGTGGAAATGAGCTCGCCATGCTTGAGGCCATTTCGGTCATGCGTACGATTGGCAATGAGGATAGCCTCGACTGGCTCCGTGAATGTGCCGTTGGAATCGACCGCAAGCAACTAATGGATAGTCGAGTAGGGTTTAATCTACTGCGAGCACTTGCCTACCTGGGCGATGAGTCTGTGCTTGGTTGGCTCCTTGAGGATAGCTCGCATGGCGCCCTGCAGATTTGGCAATATGCGAACCCAGAACGCGCCCTGGCCCTTTCGCGGGAGTATCTTGCGAGAAATGGAGAATGCGAGTTTGCGCGCATGAATCTATGCCTGGACACGCTCGTGCAGTATGGGGACAGTCGGGATGTGCTTCTCCTGTCGAAGATCATCCAGGGCTTGCCAAATCCCTACCTGGTTGTTCACGCGTTCCGGGCTCTTTTTGGCATAGAGCCGACGCTTGCTCTAGGGTGTCTTAGGCCGCGGTACATGGAGAGTCCTGACGACTTGGGCATATATCTTAGGGCGATTGCTGAGACCGGAACTCCGCTCGATTCCAGGATGCTCATTCAGTTTGTTTTCTTCGGATTTCACGATGTGAAGCCCGGCAAGAAAACGGATGCCGAGTATCACATCGATATCAAAACGCGCGAGCCGGCAGCAAAGTTCCTCGAGTTGTGCCAAATCGATAGTGCGGATGTGGATTTGCTTCTTGCTGGATATGAGTTGCATCCGAGGAGTCGGCACTTCGTCTGGTCTATTGCGCAAGCGCATCAGTTGGCTGCGTTCGATAGGCTTGCTATTCAAGCCGTACTATCAGGCGGAGCGGCCGAACTCGGCTCAGTCGTAGAGTTCGCACGAGTGCGTAGCTGGGGTCCGGCGATTCGCAACGAGTTTGATAGAGGGCTGCTCCATCGAGTCGAAACGGATTCGACTCTGATGAGGATGACGTTCAGTTGCTACAGGGTGCTTCGTTACTTGGCGGAGCATGGAAATGGAGCCCTTGCGGCCTCAGTGGTAACGGACCGGGTGGCGCAACTTGGGGCCGCGTACGAGAAAATTAGTGTCAATGAATCTGTGTCGCTGCCATGGGGGGATCCTGAGTCGGACTTCCATCTGAAGATAGTGTCTGATGTTTCTGTTGAGTGGGAGTTTGCTGCGTTGCTGCCAATCGCGTCGGCGGTGGCTGACTTGTTGCCGGAGGACACGATTCGGATTTGGTTGAGGGTCGATACATCGCGGTTTAGTGGGGGCGAACAGCAGCTTCAGTCGATCTATGGTCGGCTGAGGGGGGATGAACTTGATGAGAAGCTTTGTTCGTTCGAGAATGAAGTGTCCGCCGCTCACTTCTTGTTGGTTCTCGTAGAGTTGGGTATTACGCGTCGCCGCGTCGATGCATTCTCAAGGCTGCTTGTTTTTGGAATGTGGGACTTGAGAGTGTGCTTTGCTCTTCTGAAGGTGCTGCCAATTCTGTGGCGCAACGATGCCGATGAGGTTGCTCGAATTGTGGTTGATGTGGTTGCGAGATCGCCGATCAGTCAATTTCAGCTTCATGCGGAGTTTGTCGATGAAGTGCTTGGGAGAATGACAAGGAGGATAGCAGAGCGCGTTGTGGGGCCTGCGCTGGTTGCTGCCCGCGACCCGCTGTCGAGGGAGATTCTTCAGTTGTGGTACGACAAGGGAATGCGACTCCGCAGCGTGGATTAGGGTGGCGAAGAATGTGCTTGAGTCCTGGGCATCTGACACCGAACCGGTGGCGAGGCGGTTGGATGAGCGCGGGCCCGAGCGGGCGCTTCATTAGTCGAGTCGGATGTGTGAGATGGGTTTGTTGGATTTGGGTAACCGTCCGGGTTTGGCTGTCGTGAGGACAAACGAGCCCCACCCCGGACCAGGGTCAGTGGACGGGTAACGCTCGTGGAAGGCCAACCGGTCCGCAGCGTGCGTCAGGAGGTGTTCGCGGCGAGGCGACGACTCCAGGGGCCTGGTAGGAGCTCATCCAGGCGGCTTGCCGGGTGGTACTGCACGCGAAGCAAGACGTCGGAGAGGTACTCACGCGGATTGACGCCGTTCGCCGAGCAGGTAGCCACGAGCGAGTAGAGCCCCGCGAGGTTGCGGCCCGCGCGGTCATGCCCGACAAACAGAAAGTTCTTCCGCCCGAGAGCCGCGACGCGCAGGGCTCGCTCCGAGGCGTTGTTGTCCAAGGGGAGCCGCACGTCCTCGACAAAGCGGGTGAGCGCGTCCCATTGGCCGAGCGCATACGAGATGGCCGTGCCCAGCGGGCCGCGAGGTGGGTGTAGAGGCTTGTTCCCCTCGAGCCAGGAGCGGATTGCGGCCAACGCCTGGGAAGACTGCTCCTTGCGCATGGCCAGATGGGCGGCCGTCCCAGCCAGTCCCGCCT
Encoded here:
- a CDS encoding NACHT domain-containing protein, which produces MMDLAGNFIGQVCHIEAAEYGGERHNDKMSNEDRRSFENLMVMCYEHHRITNDVEQYPAARLRRIKEDHERRFAGPEREDLERRFALAAQSFNEDNYLQRHCLPPPACVELTAQPTTIPPNVDSRPLVEPIRSGSDDSGAKNESHAVSLTQMLMTVAIGKTILVVGDGGSGKSTTLKMALAAAAERRRNDRSAPLPILLALSRFRGDLNALINESLGIAQGDWRTLPGTFLVFCDGLNELPLDEMASFGDALETPQRRDRVALVVSVRGGGVRGRTQLPSIDRVLRLSPLNKAQMIKMAQQALGMEDALGLLDHLRDRMPSRRLNFARLPFGFVAMLDEFRDKKVLPVTDAAVMEAFLRKRLLRAREAPKELAFIGDLADELLVGLAVGIALELRLNKHLSSMRRPDVQSVLTSVLRKAQQDGLFGADAITSVQAFAWMRHAELLILSADDWVSFRHDLIADYFAALALAKDWERYVGVLRRTYVTDDAWLLRVSRSELNAWRRSSVFAASCPGCAVSLCLGEASQGLVIDAARDAAERGNELAMLEAISVMRTIGNEDSLDWLRECAVGIDRKQLMDSRVGFNLLRALAYLGDESVLGWLLEDSSHGALQIWQYANPERALALSREYLARNGECEFARMNLCLDTLVQYGDSRDVLLLSKIIQGLPNPYLVVHAFRALFGIEPTLALGCLRPRYMESPDDLGIYLRAIAETGTPLDSRMLIQFVFFGFHDVKPGKKTDAEYHIDIKTREPAAKFLELCQIDSADVDLLLAGYELHPRSRHFVWSIAQAHQLAAFDRLAIQAVLSGGAAELGSVVEFARVRSWGPAIRNEFDRGLLHRVETDSTLMRMTFSCYRVLRYLAEHGNGALAASVVTDRVAQLGAAYEKISVNESVSLPWGDPESDFHLKIVSDVSVEWEFAALLPIASAVADLLPEDTIRIWLRVDTSRFSGGEQQLQSIYGRLRGDELDEKLCSFENEVSAAHFLLVLVELGITRRRVDAFSRLLVFGMWDLRVCFALLKVLPILWRNDADEVARIVVDVVARSPISQFQLHAEFVDEVLGRMTRRIAERVVGPALVAARDPLSREILQLWYDKGMRLRSVD